The Corynebacterium halotolerans YIM 70093 = DSM 44683 region GTCCCGGGCAAGGTCACCAAGCTCGTCCCGTTCGGTGCCTTCGTCCGCGTCGAGGAGGGCATCGAGGGCCTCGTCCACATCTCCGAGCTGGCCCAGCGCCACGTGGATGTGCCGGACCAGATCGTCACCGTCGGCGAGGATGTCATGGTCAAGGTCATCGACATCGACCTCGAGCGTCGTCGTATCTCCCTGTCCCTCAAGCAGGCCGACGAGGACTACACCGAGGAGTTCGACCCCTCGAAGTACGGCATGGCCGACTCCTACGACGAGCAGGGCAACTACATCTTCCCCGAGGGCTTCGACCCGGAGGCCAACGAGTGGCTCGAGGGCTACGATGAGCAGCGTCAGGCCTGGGAGAACCGCTACGCCGAGTCCGAGCGTCGCTTCCAGCTGCACACCGCTCAGATCGAGCGTCACCGTGCCGCTGCCGCCGAGGCCGCCGAGCAGGCTGCCACCAACTACTCCTCCGAGACCACGGATGCGGCTCCGGCATCCGAGGCCGTTCCGGAAGAGCGCGGCGGCACCCTCGCCTCCGATGAGCAGCTCGCTGCTCTGCGCGAGAAGCTGACCGGCAACTAAACCCCGGTAGCTCAGCCGACCCCACGCACCCTGAGCGGTGCGTGGGGTTTTCTGCTGCCCGGGTCCGGCTTGCCGGCGCCGTCTCGTCCGCTCCGTGGCCGCCACGAGGGGAACGGAACACCTGGGGTCAGCACGGAATCCGGTTATACCCGGTCTGATCGCGTGGCCCAATATTTCCGATCCCGCCCAACCGGGCGGGCTCAGTCGTTCCACTTCGCGGCCTGTGGGGGTAGAATCACGCCATAAGACCGAAATCGGACATGAACGGTCATTGCCACCAGGACATCGACGTGCCTCACCAGGGGCACCGGTTATGGCCAGTGGGGGAGGGTTCATGGCCGTGACCCGGACAGCACATCTCCGCATGGTCGGCACCACCGTGTGCCGATCTGCGGTGTCCCATGAAAGGTGTCTGAACCATGGCGTCCAAGACGGCGAGCACGTCGCAGCACATCATCACCGAGATAGGCGGAGCGGACAATGTCACATCCCTGACCCACTGCGCCACCCGACTCCGATTCCAGCTCCACGACCAGTCGAAGGTCGACGTCGACTCCCTCGAGAAGGATCCCGCCGTGCTCGGCGTGGTCAAGCAGGGGACGACCGGCCTGCAGGTGGTCATGGGTGGCGGAGTCGCGGAATACTACCAGGCGATCATGAAGGAACCCGCCATGCGGCAGGTCGGGGACGGGGAGTCGTCCGCCCCGAAGAAGAAGGAGTATGAGGGAGTGCGCGGGAAGTACTCCTGGGTCGACTACTCCTTCGAGTTCCTCTCCGACACCTTCCGTCCCATTCTCTGGGCCCTGCTCGGTGCCTCGCTGATCATCACCCTGCTCGTGCTGGCGGACACCTTCGGGCTGCAGGACTTCCGGGCGGAGGAGCAGCCGCCGACCTACCAGTTCCTGCACGCCATGTGGAACTCGGTGTTCTACTTCCTGCCGATCTTCGTCGGTGCGACCGCAGCCCGGAAACTGGGCGCCAATGAGTGGGTGGGCGCGGCCATCCCCGCCGCCCTGCTGACGCCGCAGTTCCTCGCGCTCGGTGAGGCCGGCGAGACCATCACGGTCTTCGGCCTGCCGCTGACCCTGAACGACTACTCCAGCCAGGTCTTCCCGCCGCTGATCGCGGCGATCGGCCTGTACTGGGTGGAGAAGGGGCTGAAGAAGCTCATCCCCGCATCCGTCCAGATGGTCTTCGTGCCGTTCTTCTCCCTGCTGATCATGATCCCGGCCACCGCTTTCCTGCTCGGCCCCTTCGGTATCGGGGTGGGCAACGGTATCTCCAACCTGCTTGAGGCGATCTACAACTTCTCGCCGTTCATCCTGGCGATCGTCATCCCGCTGCTCTACCCGTTCCTGGTTCCGCTGGGACTGCACTGGCCGCTCAACGCCATCATGATCCAGAACATCGCCACCCTCGGCTACGACTTCATCCAGGGCCCGATGGGTGCGTGGAACTTCGCCTGCTTCGGCGTGGTCGCCGGCGTGATGGTGATCTCCCTGCGGGAGCGCAACAACCAGATGCGCCAGGTCTCCCTGGGTGGTCTGATGGCCGGTCTGCTGGGCGGCATCTCGGAGCCCTCGCTCTACGGTGTGCTCCTGCGCTTCAAGAAGACCTACTTCCGACTGCTGCCCGGCTGTTTCGCCGGTGGTGTGGTCATGGGCTTCGTCCAGCCGGAGACGAGCGCCTTCGTGTTCACCTCCGTGCTCACCATCGCCGCCTTCACCCCGATGATCGGCTACACCATCGGCGTCCTCGTCGCTTTCGTGACCTCCTTCCTGCTCGTGATCTTCCTCGACTACCGCGGCAAGGACGAGCGGGCCGAAATCCGTGCCCAGCTCGCCGCCGAGCGTGAGGCCGCCAACCGGGAGGAGGACGAGCGCATCGACGCCGCGGAGGACGCCGGGACCACGCCGGCCCCGGCACCGACCCCGGAGGACGGCGCAGCCGGTACGGCCGTCGCCACCGCGGCAGCCCCCGCCAAGGAGGTCAAGCCGGCGCTGCGCCCGGGGGCGGTCACCGAGATCGGTGCGCCGCTGGCTGGCCGTGCCATCGCGCTGAGTGAGGTGCCGGATCCGGCCTTCGCCGGCGGAGCGCTCGGTCAGGGCATCGCCATCGAGCCCTCCGGGGACAGCGTCGTCGCGCCAGCAGACGGCAGCATCATCACGGTCCAGAAGACCGGGCACGCCGTGGGACTGCGGCTGGACAACGGCATCGAGATGCTCATCCACATCGGCATCGACACCGTCCAGATGGGCGGGGAGGGCTTCGAGGTCCACGTCGGGAAGAAGCAGCGCGTCTCGGCCGGTGATGTGCTGATCACCTTCGACAGGGACGCCATCACCGCGGCCGGTTACCCGGCGGTCACCCCGGTGCTCATCGCCAACACGAAGAAATTCGCCACCGTGGAGGCCCACCCCGCCGAACACGCGGACCTCGGGGACAAGGTCATCACGGTCTTCGCCAAGCAGGGCGAGTAACCGGCAACTAGGGTGGCGGCATGCTGAAGATCGGACTCACCGGTGGAATCGGAAGCGGGAAATCGACCGTCTCCACTCTCCTCACGGAACGCGGTTTCGAGGTCATTGACGCGGACCGGATCGCCCGCGAGGTCGTTGAGCCGGGGCAGCCGGCGCTGGCGGAGCTGGTCGAAACGTTCGGGATGGACATCCTCCACTCCGACGGCACCCTCAACCGCGGAGAACTGGCCCGCCGAGCCTTCGTCGACGCCGAGCACACCGAGCTGCTCAACGCGATCACCCACCCGCGGATCCGAGAGGAGACCGCCCGCCGTTTCGCCGCCGCCGAGGAGGCGGGGGAGAGCAGCGTCATCTACGACATGCCGCTGCTCGTGGACCAGGGCCTGCAGAAGTCCATGGACCTGACCGTCGTCGTGGACGTCGACATCGACACCCGCGTCAGCCGCCTCGTGTCCCTGCGCGGCCTGGCGGAGGACGACGTCCGGCGCCGCATCGCCGCCCAGGTCTCGGACGAGGTCCGGCGGACCGCCGCGGACGTGATCATCGACAACAACGGCACCCCCGCCGCTCTCGCTCCCCAGGTCGACGCCCTGGTGGAGAGGATTCGTGCTGCGGAAGCCGCCGCCGCGTCATAAACTCTTTCCTCATGGGCACCTGGGATGTCGGACCGTACGACAACGACGGAGCAGTCGACCTGCTCGCCGACATCCGTGCAGACCGCTTCAACTTCGAGCGCTTCCGCTTCACCATCGACGAGCACCGCCCGGACCCCGACGACAGCGAGATGATCATCGCCCTCGGAGCGCTGGCCTCCTCCGGGACGGATGAGCTGCCGACGGGGATCCGTCCGGAGGTGCTCTCCCGGTTGTTCACCCCGGAGCGGGTGCGCTGGGTACGCCGGCAGATGGAACGGATCCTGGATCCGGAGAACTCCGAGCTCTACGCGGTGTGGGAGGCCACCGGGGAGCTCGACGACTGGCTGGCCGCCACCCGTGCCGCGCTGCCCTGAAATCGGCGGGTCACCCCGTCTCCACGCCCTGCGTGCTCACGGTGAAACCGTGGGCGCCGAGAGCGCAGGTCACCGCGACCCCGTCCTCGGGCACGCCACACGCGACGGCACCGGCGGTGAGTCGGGTGCCCGGCTGGAGGATCCGGGTCTGGTCGCGGGGCGCGAAGATGCGGTTGACGTGGTGGGTGGTGGCCGGTTGGTCCCCGCTGACGGAGACGGCGTTGATCTCACCCTCACCGGAGTGGGTGCACATGGCGGCGACCTCTTCGACCACGCCCTCCGGCTGCCCGTATACCTCGCAGTAGGTGCCGTCCGGGCCCGTGAACTGGAAGCCGGGTTGTTGCGGGAAGATGTGGCGCGAAGCATAGGGGGCGGGATCCACCTGCGCGAGGTCGGCTATCTTCCGCCCGAATGCGCTGACTTCCCCCGTGGTGGGCGACTCCGCGGTCGAGGACTCGGAGACGGTGGTCGGGGTGACTGTCTCGCTCACCGTCACCGTCGCCGTTTCGACCGGCGCAGGTGTCTCGGTACCGGGCTCGGCGCCACTGGAACAGGCGGGCAGGGTCAGCAGCAGGCCGGCGAGGAACACCGCCGACCGTGCGGCAGGGGCCGGTCTCTTCATGGGCATCACTCTCCCTGCCCTGAACCATACAGGGCCGGGTTCCCATCCTGGCCCGTCAATGACCGGATGTTTTCTCCGGTCAACCGGGGACGACAACCTCCGCCAGGTCGACAGAGTGGTCCGTCACCAGATACAGCGACGGGAATGCCGTCGCCTGACTGTGCCGGGTGAGCATCGCGGTGACGGCCCGCAACAGATAACCGGGGGTGTCATCACCCACCGGCGTGGCATAGAGCGTCTCCCTGTTCGGCGCGGCGACCAACAGGCCTTCCGGGGCGGCATCCGGCCCGAACTTCCCGGCCACGAGGGACGGCAGTGACGGCAGGACGGAGGAGACCAGGGCACTGCCACCGCGGAGCACGTACAGGCCCACGGGATCCTCATCCTCGGAGACGTCGACGAGTTCCATCGGCACCCGCAGCATATTGCGTCGGGCGATGTCGAAGAGGTGGTCGAGATCCTCGTCCGCGACCAGCTGGTCGGGCAGGAGGGCGACGCCGTTGTCCCACCGCAGACACAACAGCTCCCGCAGGTCGGCCAGGTGACGTGCGTAGTCATAGGTCATCGGAAGTCGGAGCGGGAGCTCCGGGACCAGACGGATCCGGAGAGTGGCGAGTACCGCCGGGTCGCTGAGGTCCGGACCCTCCGGTTGCTCGGACGCCTTGTGGAACTCGGTGAGGAAGGCCTGTACCCAGCTGCGGATGAGCTCGGCATGTGCGGACTCGGGTGCGCGCCGGACCGAATCGGTGAGCGGACCGGTCCACAGGACCGCTCCCTCAGCGAGACGGATCTCTGTGCCTCCCTCCTCCGGACGGCGCGTGATGCGTTCGACGGTGAAACCGAGGGCATCGAGCTCGGCGCGGACCTGGTCGAGTACCCGGCGGTCCGTCAGCGCCGTGGAGCGGAGCTCCTCGGCGGCGCCGGGGGATGAGGGATTGAACATGACGTCTCCTGTGTGGTATCGGGGTGAACGGGTGCCGTGGACTTGGACCCCGCCCGCACCGCGGGCGGTTCCCGGGGGTTTGTGCCGGGGGCTAGAATCGGCGGCATGGCATTCGCTGCTGAACACCCCGTCCTGTCCCACTCCGAGCACCGCCCCGTCGGCGAGATCGAGCGCAAAGAGGGCGAGTTCAAGGTCGTCTCCGACTACGAGCCCGCCGGTGACCAGCCCGCCGCGATCAAGGAGCTCGACGAGCGCCTGCAGCGCAACGAGAGCGACGTCGTGCTGATGGGCGCGACCGGTACCGGTAAGTCGGCGACCGCGGCATGGCTGATCGAACAGCAGCAGCGCCCCACCCTGGTGATGGCCCCGAACAAGACCCTGGCCGCCCAGCTGGCCAATGAGCTGCGCCAGCTGTTGCCGCACAATGCCGTCGAGTACTTCGTCTCGTACTACGACTACTACCAACCCGAGGCGTACATCGCGCAGACGGACACCTACATCGAGAAGGACTCGTCCATCAACGAGGACGTCGAACGGCTGCGCCACTCCGCGACCTCGGCGCTGCTCTCACGTCGCGACGTCGTCGTGGTTTCCTCGGTGTCCTGCATCTACGGCCTGGGCACCCCGCAGTCCTACCTCGACCGCTCGATCGTGCTGCAGGTGGGGGAGGAGGTCGAGCGTGACCGCTTCCTGCGCCTGCTCGTCGACATCCAGTACACGCGTAACGACGTCGCGTTCACCCGCGGTTCCTTCCGCGTCAAGGGCGACACGGTCGACATCATCCCCGCCTACGAGGAGCTCGCGGTGCGGGTGGAGTTCTTCGGCGACGAGATCGACGCCCTGTACTACATCCACCCGCTCACCGGCGACGTCGTCCGGCAGGTCGAGGAGCTGCGGATCTTCCCGGCCACCCACTATGTCGCCGGGCCCGAGCGCATGGAGAAGGCCGTCGCCGACATCAAGGCGGAACTCGCCGAGCGGCTGGCCGACCTGGAGAACCGCGGCAAGCTGCTCGAGGCCCAGCGGCTACGCATGCGCACCGAGTACGACCTCGAGATGATCGAGCAGGTCGGCTTCTGTTCCGGCATCGAGAACTACTCGCGCCACATCGACGGCCGTGCCGCCGGCTCCGCGCCCGCCACGCTCATCGACTACTTCCCGGAGGACTTCCTCACCATCATCGACGAGTCGCACGTCACCGTGCCACAGATCGGCGGCATGTACGAGGGCGACATGTCGCGCAAGCGCAATCTCGTCGAGTTCGGCTTCCGCCTGCCCTCGGCCGTGGACAACCGCCCGCTGACCTGGGAGGAGTTCGAGGAGCGGGTGGGGCAGACCGTGTACCTGTCCGCGACGCCGGGCAACTACGAGCTGGCGGCCGCCGGCGGCGAGTTCGTCGAGCAGGTCATCCGCCCGACCGGGCTGGTCGACCCGAAGGTCACCGTCAAGCCGACCAAGGGCCAGATCGACGACCTTATCGACGAGATCCGCCAGCGCACCGAGAAGGACGAGCGCGTCCTGGTGACCACCCTGACCAAGAAGATGGCCGAGGACCTCACCGACTATCTGCTCGAGAACGGCGTGCGGGTGCGCTACCTCCACTCGGACATCGACACCCTGCAGCGCGTGGAGCTGCTGCGGCAGCTGCGGCTGGGCGAGTACGACGTACTGGTGGGCATCAACCTCCTGCGCGAGGGCCTCGACCTACCGGAAGTCTCCCTGGTGGCGATCCTCGACGCCGACAAGGAGGGCTTCCTGCGCTCGACGACGTCGCTGATCCAGACCATCGGCCGCGCCGCCCGAAACGTCTCCGGCGAAGTCATCATGTACGCCGACAGGGTGACCGACTCCATGCAGCAGGCCATCGAGGAGACCGAGCGGCGCCGCGAGAAGCAGATCGCCTACAACACCGAGCACGGCATCGACCCGCAGCCGCTGCGCAAGAAGATCGC contains the following coding sequences:
- a CDS encoding glucose PTS transporter subunit IIA, which translates into the protein MASKTASTSQHIITEIGGADNVTSLTHCATRLRFQLHDQSKVDVDSLEKDPAVLGVVKQGTTGLQVVMGGGVAEYYQAIMKEPAMRQVGDGESSAPKKKEYEGVRGKYSWVDYSFEFLSDTFRPILWALLGASLIITLLVLADTFGLQDFRAEEQPPTYQFLHAMWNSVFYFLPIFVGATAARKLGANEWVGAAIPAALLTPQFLALGEAGETITVFGLPLTLNDYSSQVFPPLIAAIGLYWVEKGLKKLIPASVQMVFVPFFSLLIMIPATAFLLGPFGIGVGNGISNLLEAIYNFSPFILAIVIPLLYPFLVPLGLHWPLNAIMIQNIATLGYDFIQGPMGAWNFACFGVVAGVMVISLRERNNQMRQVSLGGLMAGLLGGISEPSLYGVLLRFKKTYFRLLPGCFAGGVVMGFVQPETSAFVFTSVLTIAAFTPMIGYTIGVLVAFVTSFLLVIFLDYRGKDERAEIRAQLAAEREAANREEDERIDAAEDAGTTPAPAPTPEDGAAGTAVATAAAPAKEVKPALRPGAVTEIGAPLAGRAIALSEVPDPAFAGGALGQGIAIEPSGDSVVAPADGSIITVQKTGHAVGLRLDNGIEMLIHIGIDTVQMGGEGFEVHVGKKQRVSAGDVLITFDRDAITAAGYPAVTPVLIANTKKFATVEAHPAEHADLGDKVITVFAKQGE
- the coaE gene encoding dephospho-CoA kinase codes for the protein MLKIGLTGGIGSGKSTVSTLLTERGFEVIDADRIAREVVEPGQPALAELVETFGMDILHSDGTLNRGELARRAFVDAEHTELLNAITHPRIREETARRFAAAEEAGESSVIYDMPLLVDQGLQKSMDLTVVVDVDIDTRVSRLVSLRGLAEDDVRRRIAAQVSDEVRRTAADVIIDNNGTPAALAPQVDALVERIRAAEAAAAS
- a CDS encoding DUF4259 domain-containing protein, which codes for MGTWDVGPYDNDGAVDLLADIRADRFNFERFRFTIDEHRPDPDDSEMIIALGALASSGTDELPTGIRPEVLSRLFTPERVRWVRRQMERILDPENSELYAVWEATGELDDWLAATRAALP
- the uvrB gene encoding excinuclease ABC subunit UvrB — encoded protein: MAFAAEHPVLSHSEHRPVGEIERKEGEFKVVSDYEPAGDQPAAIKELDERLQRNESDVVLMGATGTGKSATAAWLIEQQQRPTLVMAPNKTLAAQLANELRQLLPHNAVEYFVSYYDYYQPEAYIAQTDTYIEKDSSINEDVERLRHSATSALLSRRDVVVVSSVSCIYGLGTPQSYLDRSIVLQVGEEVERDRFLRLLVDIQYTRNDVAFTRGSFRVKGDTVDIIPAYEELAVRVEFFGDEIDALYYIHPLTGDVVRQVEELRIFPATHYVAGPERMEKAVADIKAELAERLADLENRGKLLEAQRLRMRTEYDLEMIEQVGFCSGIENYSRHIDGRAAGSAPATLIDYFPEDFLTIIDESHVTVPQIGGMYEGDMSRKRNLVEFGFRLPSAVDNRPLTWEEFEERVGQTVYLSATPGNYELAAAGGEFVEQVIRPTGLVDPKVTVKPTKGQIDDLIDEIRQRTEKDERVLVTTLTKKMAEDLTDYLLENGVRVRYLHSDIDTLQRVELLRQLRLGEYDVLVGINLLREGLDLPEVSLVAILDADKEGFLRSTTSLIQTIGRAARNVSGEVIMYADRVTDSMQQAIEETERRREKQIAYNTEHGIDPQPLRKKIADILDQVYENNGAAAGTEGGKLAGDAAVVDRPDTANMPAEQVQKLIDDLTAQMGAAARELKFELAGRLRDEIADLKKELRGIKDVGM